The genomic region gaagcatatcatgtttagcggaTTGACGTTATTTTAttgaacgttacattgcgcgccattTTTATTAGTCCTTTGTGTtaagtccatatggtttgaacgtcctcagtttACGCTTCCACggttgttcgatggtcttccggtactcgtccgatccatttaatttttcgagtcccatgatccggaagtccgcgacgctgtggccgtttgtgtaaaagtgctcggcaaccgggtcattgtgtcgagtccgtatccgggacaggttaaggagatgtcgctggtacagggtatctcccgtttcccctacgtatacaaaggtcttacatcgttcgcagtgtacagcgtagactacattggtggatttgcaggtgacctcgttccgcacattgtagcttttgccggtggtATCGCTGAACTTTTCGGCCTACATCATGTACAgacagattgcgcacctctgCGCCCCACATGGTCTGCTCCTGTTTGGAACCCGGAAAAAACATTCGGTTTCgttttttatgaaccaatatgtcttccaggttgcagtctcttctgaatgctgctaacgggggttcaggAAATACGTTTTTCATTCGATCGGAAGTGTGGAGTGTGGGCAggtgtttccggaggatatggccgacatttggtagcgctctggagaaagtgataacgagcggtaccctggaaGTACTTTTTGAAGACACATTTTTACGCAGCAGATCTTCTCGCTTCTTGCTATCAACTTTCTTCAGTTCTGTCTCAACGAATTGGCCATTGTATCCTCGCTTCAGTAGTTGTTCTTTGATCTCATCTCTGTGTTTTTTGTAGTCCGTCTCTTCCGAACATATTCGTTTCAGCCTCACACCTAAGCCGTACGGAATGGCCTTCTTCGTAGACTCGGTATGGGACGAGTCCTTGTGCAGGTAGAGGTGCCTATCTGTTGGTTTGGTGTATAAGTCTGAAAACAGCCCTCCTGTTCGAATTGACGTCATAGTGTCTAGGAATTCGAGCTGCTCTGTGGAGAAGCGGAGCTCGAGCTGTATTCGTGGATGGATTTTACTTGCAAACGCATGGAATGTCTTTAGTGCCTCCAAACCATGTGTCAACAAGCCCCAAGCATCATCAACGAACCGGAAGTAAGCTAttggatgtttatttgatttcGAAAATAATTCTTTCTCCCAGGCTCCCATGTAGGTCGACGCATAGTTCATACCTAAGTGCGATCCTATGGCAGTTCCTTCAGTTTGCATGTAGTGGTCTCCATTGAAtgaaatggtgttgttatttagGACAGTGTCCATCATTATGATCATGTCGTTGGTTGGTACTTCCAGTTGCACTCGCCGATTGAGAGCTTCAGTTACTGCAGCACGGGCCTCTTCTCTTGGTACGCTGGGGTAAAGAGCCTTCACatccaaacaaaatatgatgGTACCGTCTGGTAACGGCTGCTGTATCTGTGCTATTTTGTTTAGAAAGTCGGTTGTGTCTCCCACAtacgacggaagtgacgtcacatgatCGCGCAGTTCATTTTCCACTATTTCCGCCATCTTCTCTGTCGGGTGATTACGGCCGTTTACAATAGTGCGGAGATGCATCCCAGGTTTATGAAGCTTCGGGTTGCCCTGAAGCTTACCGGAAGTTCCACCGCTGCTAATGAGATACCTTTTAAGGTCACTGTCGATCGACCCTTTCTTGTAAAGAGTATCGGCCacttttttcactttgttttccACCATTCTTGTTTTATCATCTGTCACGTCGACGTATGTGTCACTGTCCGACATTTCACACTTCAGCTTTTTGACATAGTCTTCTCTGTCCATTATCACTATCCCCGATCCCTTGTCGGCAGGCCGAATAACGATGTCGTCGTCGTTGAGTAATTCTTTGATTGCCTGTTCTTTCGATTTGCTcagattatatttaaattttcgttttaatccgCAAATGATGTCGTCTTTGACCGCTTGTATATATGTGTCCAGCCATTTGTCGCGGCCAGCCTTTGGAGTCCACGTCGAGGCCTTCTTTTTGTATTGATGCTCATCTTCCCTGGTTCTATGTTCAGCGTCTTCTGCATAGAAATATTCTCTTAAGCGCATACGGCGTTCCCACGCTGACAAGTCTGTAAGTAATTTTCATTTGTCTATTGTGTTTCTAGTCGGTATGAACTTCAGTCCTTTCGACAGCAGGGATATCTGAGCATCAGTTAATGTCTTCTTTGACAGGTTGGTAACAACACTCATTTTATTTCCGTCATGTTTcgtctttatatatatatttatatataaaaatatatatatactataactATTTCAGATATTCCAAATTGGCTGTTATGGATGTTCGGGGTGATAGCTGGCCTCCTTATCCTTCTGCTACTCGCGTGTGTGTTTGCATGGTGCCTTCAATGCCTAGGGtagatgttgttttatttttcattggaTATAGGTTTTCTTCAACACACAAAGCTAGAACTGATAAAGTAAAATCGACGCTTATATAAGACCACTTAAATGATCCTGATAGACTGTCAGACATATgattccccccaaaaaaacatagcgatacaattatatttttaaaaacgaCAAGTGCAGAATATCACAAACAAATAATCTGACACAGTTCTCTTTGAAGTACGTTGGCAGAATCTAACCGAAAAATCAATAGTTAATATGTATGTGCAAATCCAATCACAACcagaaaataattttcatttgcaGATGTTTCGGTCGGGGTTCATTGTTTGGAGAAATGAACCCACGCAGCTCGCCGTGCTGGTGTTGTGGCCGACATAGGtagaaattatattaatattagaCCAATCAATATCATTAATAACAAACACTTTCCGTACCTCAGAGTCATGTAGCGCGTTATTTTGATTGAACGCGTTATTAAATAAGAAACGAAAGccctttcaaaatattttgtttaaatgattgatagttttttttctaaaaattattatagttattataCGTGAGCAATAAGAGAAACAAAACTTGATTAAAATGTTAACGTCCAAATGAATATGaaaattattattgaattttcaaGTGGCTCTTTGCAAAGACACTTTACGACTGCCCATGGTTATTGATACTTTTACAAATGAGCTTAACGTGTCGTTTCATAGTTATTGCTCACTCCCGCTTACCATGATTCAATAATGCTATGACGCAATCCATTGGAAGAAATGCCTTCAATTAGTATTAAAGGCACTTTTTTGTAGAgccatatatacatatttacattgatCCTTATTGCATAAGCTACGACACAGCTCGCAGGAGTTGTTCGACGTTTCCGCGCAAGTACAAGTACGATGAAGACGGTCGGCGGTATCACATTGACGACAACGGCATGGCGTGCTACCACcagcacaagaacaattcacATGGAAAAGTTGTGCATAATGGGATAGATGGTTCATCAGAGGTATTGACGATATTcgttttaaatgtgtatattttagaCCTTAAGACCTTTGACCATTAACAGAAAACAAGTAAAATGCATCTCACGTGACAATACCTTGGACTCTGAGTGATATGCGTGTCAGAAATAGCAATACATGaaaatgattgggcaaaaaaacaCAGATGTGCATAGCAAGATTCAATAATGCTATGACGCAATCCATTGGAAGAAATGCATTCAATTAGTATTAAAGGCACTTTTTTGTAGAGCCATGTATACTAATTTACATTGATCTTTATATTATAAGATACGCCGGATTTGTAAGACATTTCCGCGCAAGTACGAGTACGATGAAGATGGTCGGCGATATCACCTTGACGACAACGGCATGGCGTGCTACTACGAGCACATGAACACATCACATGGAAAAGTTGTCAGTAATGGGATAGATGTTTCATCAGAGGTATTTAAGATATTAATGTTTTATGCGAAAAACATTTTTAGACCTTTGGCTATTTGTTTTACGAACGTGTAAAAGGCTTCTGAAaggataataataaataaataacaataaattgaaGCTTTGTAGCATATGCGTGACGAGACAGATATACTAGTATTACTGAACGAGGAATTGGAAATAAATCAAACCATAAGCGGTGCAGATGCACGCAACACAACACCAAAGCATGGGCAATAATAGACAGAAGTATTATTCAATGGGCTTGTGTACAGATTGTTTGCATCTCTATTGAAGTTTGCCAATGGGCTCGTGTACAGATTGTTTGCAtctttattgaagtttgtcattcaattcattcactttatatatttaatggatGAACACATCTTAAgcataacaacaacaaattaatctaaacttaaaacatgtttttgtttatgttaatcCTATAGATCCTCGTTACGCGGTCGTTCTAGAAACCTTAAAATCGTCCCATTCTTTGAAAGTTGCAGACATTTATGACGTTTAATAGGGACCGAGTTGACCTTTAACCGTAAGGTTCAATGTGCGTTGTTCGCGACATGTCTTTATGAATAATTATCTGTGTAAAAGTTATATTAGAACATCGCAggtattaaaaaatacatagaGGAAACACACATTAATGAAATTGTACCCCTAATTATGACATTGACCGTTAACAAAAGGCATAAGAATTGTGCGCAACACATTGAATAAAAGTCcgatgtaattaaaaaaatcttatcagGCATTACCAAGTTACAGCCTTGAaatttatgacctttgaccttgaaaagtTGCATTAACCTTTCATTGGAGAGCGATACAAAATGAATGCATCACATCGTCCGGTCATATGGAATGATGCCTCAATGTAACATTAAAATCCGACCAGGCATTAAAAAGATACAGAAAGGAAAAGAAACTTCATGCTCTTGGGCCTGTATTATGGCATTGACCTTTCGCCGTGGAGAATGGGACTTGCACGCGACACATCGTCCGGAGAATGGATatactaataaaaaataataaacctaagtaatattaaaatattcCCAAGACGAAAGGACAAAAACTCAGAAAAAAAACACCCGACATCCAAACCAACCAATACATACAGACGGTACGGTTATTATATTTCCTCATTCTAGGCGTAATAATATTGTCAttattgaacaatatatatattttacgaTTAAGGCATTCCATGATTCATATTAATTGACAATGTATATAATGAGTGGATAAAAGGTTTTGAATCAATGAAACTAAGTCAAATGAATCGATTTCTGTTTTTTTAGGCCTCGACTTCACGACAAACATTCGTGCAGGCGGTAAACGAGGTGATCGTAGAGAAACGACAGCAGCCGGCCAAAGAAATCCATGTCTGGAAACCGCATGCCAACCCCGTCCGCAACATCAACACCAGCACGAAGTAGCCACTAAAGACGATGTGTCAAGTATCGAGTAACAAGATAATCATTGGACCAAACGATAACACTAGCACCCTCTTTAAGTCAACGAAATACTTGTAAATTAGATTAAAACAACCGATCATCTAGAAAGTGTCGTGTCTCGAAAAACTACTCTACTCTTTAAGATGCTGTTTTCATTTGTCCAATTACGGATGCTTTTCATGTGTTTGATAATTATATTGAAGAGTGGATTAAAATCAGCATTCATTGCCCAATTTATAATTCAAGACCTATTCGTTTCgagcataataaatataaaacactttGACCTATTAGAGAAAAATGCTCACGCCAGTTGAAGACGTACATTATGATTTTTATCAAGCCGGTCCTTGTTGAAAATTGTAGTTATTATGCTTGTTTTGCTCAtgctttttatttgttttcttgtaCTAAGTTATTATATTTTCCGTACGTTTCCTATTGCTTGTGTTTAAGTATTAAGAAGCAGGTCTTTTAAGGTAGTAGCTCAAACCAAATGTTATATAGTTGCATCCGTTCGAGTTTGATTTCGATGAGGTAATCTTTCGCCATAAATTTAGTTTATAGTGGTTTAATAATTGGCTAAACGGAAGTCAGGAGCGTGTCAAAGCAATATTCGTTATTACTGTAGaaaaaaaactgacaaaatgCCATTGACTGATAATTGTATATATGTGAATGTATTTAAAACTTTGCTTACTTTTTTGCAGAATATAAGTACTCATTTGAATCAAGCATTGTTGGAATCAACTTcagaaatattatacaaataagcAATCGATAGTATCTCTGAAATACTATTGCCAATCAATGTcgataaaagttttttttttatctgattaaTAGCATATTAATGATGTTGCATTTGTGTTTATCTATAAAAACCTAGAGTGgtatatttaagttaaaatgcAAATGCTCtttaaatgcaaaacaataattaCGGAAATATTTTTATTCCAATTACACTGACTAGACATGATAAATCactgacaatttatttacaaaatgctcattttatgACGAATAAATACGTATGCAATGCATATTGGAAATCGATCCaagtaaaaaatatattgcaaaGGCGTTCTAGACAGATATATCAAACTTAAACGTTTAAACCACTGTCAACAATTCTTCGTGTCAATAGACATTCGTTATTAGACGTAATAATGATTGcttttttaattatcaaaatatttatgataTCATAATAGtcataaagaaattatttatctctacagaaattattttaaattatgatcATCAATCCAATTTGAGTCTCTAATTGATGGCATAAAGTGTATTTGTACATAGATGTTTTCAGGCATTTATCATAAATATGATGGTTAACTTTTTATACAATTCGAGAtctttcattgaaaaataataacGACGATCAATCAACATATAACAGATATGCACACATGTATCAtttacatacaaaaataaataaaaataaatgacaagaGTATTAATTACCCCCACCCCAATTTCATAAGGACAAATAGAAATGTCTGAATTAAACAGGCAATGGCAGTTTATATAAAGTGCTTGACCTATTGAGCAGTATATATGGTGTtatgttcattttgatttatcaGGGGTCTTATTATTTCAACGGCTTTCTCTCAACCTATTGACGCTTTcctatggaaaaaaaacatttagtggtttaaatgtaatgcatgtaaGTGCGCATGTTCAATGGCCAATCATTGACCGTGTTGTGAGCATACCCACTGCACACGGACATAACGATTTGTTATATATTCATTTGAGTTATGTATACGACTCAAATTTGAAATTGTTGCACGTTGCATTTAATTTTCACATGAGTAGTTTGAAGCTACGAACGACGTATTTGTGTACAATTTTGCACACTACCAAATAGGCGAAGAATTTTAAGATCTGCACGAGCATCCGTtgtcttaacaaaacaaaaataagcattttaaaaagctaaatatataaacacatattacCATGGTTATGACAGACGTGTTCGAAAATTAGACACAATAATTTAATTGATATGCATATCAATTATATTGTCAAAGTAAATAACTTCTTTCATTTCAATAAGCATTTAATTAATCTAGAGAGAATCTTTGACTATTATACTCCGTGTtgtagattgatagatagatatatatgaTAGATATGAGGTAAGAAGCAGACGCTCTTCACTGATATTTTTGTATATCATCTGGACGTCCATTCAAAACATGATGATATGGgtagaataaaaatacccatcAAATCGTTTAGTTGTGATTTTTATGAAGTGTCTCAATCCTATATTTAACAGTTTGCATGCGTTTAAgatcaaatatgttaagcttgaataaggaataaggaacagttccttattcgaaaaatgaaaaatgaaccAATTTACTCTCCATTTACTCTTAATATCTATTCGTAGGTGAGCAATATGAACTGATCAATCCGAATTATTTCGTGCCCGATTGCTTTCGTTTACAAATGATGTACTACATGTTATTCATACTTGTTACTAGTTTATGATAATAGTATATaagtacaatatttttaataatttaatgcgAAATTAAGCATTCTCAATTGCAGCTTTGTGTATAAGGGTTACTACTTTTTCGATCGAAGATACATCAGAAAAATGCATTTGCTCGAACTCTGTATTTGTTTTCTATCATTATTTTTTAGACCCACTACTTTCTGGTTTCCTGAGGGGAGATAACAACACTCGTGtgcttatattttcttatattttctgtatGTTACTAGTTACCTCTCATTTGCTATCATGAAGGCCTTCATATAAGGCATTTATGTATCAATATCGGTATATTCCGTATTCGGTAAGTCTTACTTCATCAATATTTAGATTAACTTACGAGGGTTAATTTGTAATTGAATGGTATGAACAAAATGGGGGAAAAGATTGAGGGTAAGTAACTTGTAATGTCTGAGAAAcctcaattattttttaaattgttcttcaaacttgattttgtatgcaGAATACCATGTCACTAGGAAAAATACGAATACAGCAAAGCCAAATTTCGTTTTGAAGTGCTAAAAGCTTAATGACGCAATAATCTACTAGAATCGCATTGACATAGAAACCGCAAAGTAGATTCGTTGTACGATGGTCTATACGCACCGACAggatcagggtgcagaatcaacggggttttcagggatttacacacgggctggacagaatgtaaaaaaagaacttaatttttgcaaatatttcaaattgtagaaatacatttgcaacaatctcttgcagtttgtgccgatgtcTTTAGGTATaggaataaatccttgaatacgtctgaaatcggtgacaaaatttcacaatGCATGCAGCACAGTGGTGTGTATGAATTCATTATACAgggaattttgaacaagaacacaggcttgtTAAATAAAGTAATCTGATGTATTTGACATCgctataagcagcataaaaatctgtcttttatgcactagtaaAAATTCTAaggaaaatagttttaaaaagttatttggaaaaaagcagcacttaccggcgtgttaattgggaacccaacaaagtcacgtgatcctgcaccctgggaTGCaaacgttaacgtttaatgtgtAAATGTTTAGAATCTACACTTTCGTTCTGTAATCCCTTCCCAGTATATAGCAGTAGATCTATGTAAGCTGATATATCCAGTTACGTTTCATCCCATTTAATTGCAGACAATTATTGAAGGAAGCCTTACTTCGAAGTGCAATGCAGGACAGCGAGTTTTGTATCGTGAACCGCCTTGACGACACGATGCGCATGCGCAGTTCTCTACAGCTTGATGACGTCGACGCTGTACAATTTTTATCCAACGGTCCCAGAAGATTTCTTCATGTGCATAGCGAGTCTTTCGTATACACTCTTACCTTTAATTTTGCAGACGTTAAATAGATATGTCTTGAAGATACAGAATGAATTAAAACCTGACTGTGTTTGATGTCAATAAATACCAGTTAATCTTCATTATTCTTGATTTCATGTGGGATATAATGCTTACACATTGGGCTTTCTGGTAAGATCAGTGGTAAGTACACGCTCTTCTATCCTGGGCGACCATGTTCAATCCAAACTTCTGGTGCATGAAAGTTAagtttgtggtcaccattccgtaCAATGTGTGGGTTTTCTTGTGTACCGGTTTCCCCCACAACACAAATCCatatcaaatttgaaaaaaaaaatcagtaacaaATAAGAGGCAGAAAATTGCAGCTGTAATTCGCAAGTCCTACATTTCATGCAGCAAGTTAATTACATGTGTGCAAGAGTACTGCGACTTAATCCTTATATAATGCTGCCTGATGCACGGCAGGACCTTATAGGCTTCGAAGCATACACACGCAAGCACGCTCTTGCGCGCGCACACACATACgaaatataataagttatataCGCGATGTTATACATATTTGGGCTTGGTCTGCTTTTCAAGGTTTCTGTCTAATATGTTAGGTTGTGTCTGTAACAACACACCGGTTATCAGGATTTACCGGAGAGTGATAATGATTGACATGTTGCTATAACACTGTCATAAAACATGTCTGAGCAACATGGGTATGGTTAGGCTTACTGTGTATTCTATATCATTAAAATGCATAGTCCAgtcagttttatttatttgtttattgtcgGAGATGTcaacatatttgaacaaaaagCCCGCCGCTTATACGGATTAGATTTAGACATAGCAAGCACATGTGTTTAAtagatatcccccgccaaataaagtgttttatggatgggtgcaaatcccttgatatacggtATAAAATAATTGTGTGGGTTAAATTTTTATGCACTGCAATTTTCCTCATTGATacctatacacccatgaagtttcatgtcaTCTGAGTGATAGCGCTGAGTTGTTACATCAAGTAAACACCAActaaggacaataactcttataaaagaaagtgtagggttatggttcatgTACATGGCAATTCTCTTAATTAATATCTCTATAACTATGAAGTTTCGAGTTGATATTttgtttctgagatatagccctaacaagTTTGTGACAGATGGCGACCTGTCGAgtgcatatttttgtttttataaatgaatgttttgtgtATATTCAGGATGTCTCTTTCAAAGCCTGTCTTCATGCAAGACAATACATATGTTGATTTATACATGGCCCTAAACGAACTGCAACAAACTTGTTGCAAGTATTTGATTTAAAATGCGTGTGAAAGATAAGAGTTGCCGAGGTCTGTCTATAGTtacccccgccaaaggcggagcaATATAGAAATGGCGTCGTCCACCCGTCCGTCaatctgtccgtccttccgtctgtccgtcgagTCCAAGGTGATGATTCCTGATACGAGAAACCGCCTCGTGAAAGCTAGTGAGGACCTACGAAATGTTCTGGTACGTACACTTATTGCTGATTGCAATCATTATTTTCACAGTCCAATCAAATATGAGTTATTATACTCCTTTTTTTATTTGCTGCTGGTAATCCATCAATAATATGCTGTCCGGTTATCgcatttgtttgaaaatgtgCCCCCACCTACGCAACCCGGATTCAATCCCTTTCAAGGAAGCATGTGAGTTTCGTTGATGGTCACCATACCCGACAGGTGGGGTTTCTTCTGGTTACTCAGGCTTCCATCCACAACttaagaccacaccaaaataaaacaaattgtttaattaaaacatatctttcagtaaaaaacaacatatgGTTAGAAATTCCTGCTATTATACAAAATTTATCCCAGCTTTCTCGAATAAAATAGCTAATAAgataggagtgctgggacacactctagGTCCTCCCACAATACAGGCTCAGGTTCGGAGGGATCTCATACACTTGGAAATACACACAATGCAGTTCATGACACTTTCCTTAAATGTTGGGTTTATTGAGACAAACGGTAGAAGAATGATTCCATCTGTAGGGCAAAGGGGACAAACAACTGTAAAAGGTGTGATTTTTCTTCCCCTTTCCATATCTGGAATTCTGTATATGAGAAAATGCATGTAAAGTGGGTACAcatcattttataatatatggCCTGTTGGTGTTGgtctttttatatttatattatgacatcAAA from Dreissena polymorpha isolate Duluth1 chromosome 5, UMN_Dpol_1.0, whole genome shotgun sequence harbors:
- the LOC127831197 gene encoding uncharacterized protein LOC127831197, whose translation is MRLREYFYAEDAEHRTREDEHQYKKKASTWTPKAGRDKWLDTYIQAVKDDIICGLKRKFKYNLSKSKEQAIKELLNDDDIVIRPADKGSGIVIMDREDYVKKLKCEMSDSDTYVDVTDDKTRMVENKVKKVADTLYKKGSIDSDLKRYLISSGGTSGKLQGNPKLHKPGMHLRTIVNGRNHPTEKMAEIVENELRDHVTSLPSYVGDTTDFLNKIAQIQQPLPDGTIIFCLDVKALYPSVPREEARAAVTEALNRRVQLEVPTNDMIIMMDTVLNNNTISFNGDHYMQTEGTAIGSHLGMNYASTYMGAWEKELFSKSNKHPIAYFRFVDDAWGLLTHGLEALKTFHAFASKIHPRIQLELRFSTEQLEFLDTMTSIRTGGLFSDLYTKPTDRHLYLHKDSSHTESTKKAIPYGLGVRLKRICSEETDYKKHRDEIKEQLLKRGYNGQFVETELKKVDSKKREDLLRKNVSSKSTSRGPDVSTEPPVIADGVPQSERRQE